GACACGGATGACAACTCCGCGGTGCTCGGCGCAGCGCTGGCCGTTGCCGGCGTCGCGGTCGCGCTGCTGGCACCCATTACCGGACAGCGGTCCGACGCCGGCGGCCGGCGCCGCACCTGGCTCACCGTCAACACGCTGCTGACCTGCGTGCTGATGGCGGCGTGCTGGCTGGTGCTGCCCTCCCCCGATTACCTGATCCTCGGCGTGGTCCTGATTGCAGTGGCCAACCTCTTCTTCGAATTCGCCGGCGTGAACTACAACGCCATGCTGAGCCAGGTGTCCACTCCCGCCTCAGTAGGCAAAGTCAGCGGGCTCGGCTGGGCCATGGGATACGTGGGCGGCATCGCCGCGTTGGCCCTGGTGCTGGTGGGCTTTGTCCAGCCGGAGGTCGGCTGGTTCGGCGTCACCTCGGAGAACGGCCTGAACCTGCGCTCCGTAGCCCTGTTCTCCGCGGTATGGTTCCTGCTCTTCGCGCTTCCGCTGATGTTCGCGGTTCCGGAGGTTCCGCGGCAGGACGCCGTGGCGCGGATCGGTTTCCTGGCCTCCTACAAGCTCCTGTTCCGGCGCATCAAGGCCCTGTACAAGACCGACCGGCACACTATTTACTTCCTGCTGGCCAGCGCCGTCTTCCGTGACGGACTCGCTGCCGTGTTCACCTTCGGCGGCGTGATCGCTGCGGGAACATTCGGCTGGGAGCTCTCCGAGGTGATCATGTTCGCCATCTTCGGCAACGTAATTGCCGCCGTCGGATCCGTGATCGGCGGTTTCCTCGATGACCGGGCCGGACCCAAGCCGGTAATCATCGGGGCCCTCATCGGGCTGATCCTGGCCGGCACCGCCGTTGTGGTGCTGGGACCGGGGAACCAGGACATGCTGGGGCTGCAGTGGAGCGGGGACACCACGTTCTGGATCTTCGGCCTGCTGCTGTGCCTGTTCGTAGGCCCCGCACAGGCTGCCTCACGTGCGTTCCTGGCACGGCTGGCACCTGTTGGCAAGGAAGGGGAACTCTTCGGGCTCTACGCCACCACCGGACGGGCCGTCAGTTTCCTGGCCCCCACCCTGTTCTCCGCCTGCATCGTGATCTTCGGTGCTCAGCGCTACGGCATCATCGGCATCGTGGCCGTGCTGCTGCTGGGACTGCTGGTCCTGCTTCCGGTCCGCTCCCCCGGCCCCCGCACCCGGTCCGGAGACCGGGCGGGGCAGGCAGGCTAGGAAGCGGCGGCTTCCGCCGCGGCGCCGTCGGTTCCACCGACGTCGGTGCGGTGGAAGTTGAGGTGGCTGCGCGACGCCGTCGGGCCGCGCTGGCCCTGGTAGCGGTTGCCGTACCGGCCGGAGCCGTAGGCGTACTCAGCCGGGGAGCTGAGGCGGAAGAAGCACAGCTGGCCAATCTTGGACCC
This Arthrobacter sp. zg-Y20 DNA region includes the following protein-coding sequences:
- a CDS encoding MFS transporter, coding for MSVRTHKEPAGAAPASKAARWKQVAAWAAWDWGSASFNAVMTTFVFTVYLTSNAFGDTDDNSAVLGAALAVAGVAVALLAPITGQRSDAGGRRRTWLTVNTLLTCVLMAACWLVLPSPDYLILGVVLIAVANLFFEFAGVNYNAMLSQVSTPASVGKVSGLGWAMGYVGGIAALALVLVGFVQPEVGWFGVTSENGLNLRSVALFSAVWFLLFALPLMFAVPEVPRQDAVARIGFLASYKLLFRRIKALYKTDRHTIYFLLASAVFRDGLAAVFTFGGVIAAGTFGWELSEVIMFAIFGNVIAAVGSVIGGFLDDRAGPKPVIIGALIGLILAGTAVVVLGPGNQDMLGLQWSGDTTFWIFGLLLCLFVGPAQAASRAFLARLAPVGKEGELFGLYATTGRAVSFLAPTLFSACIVIFGAQRYGIIGIVAVLLLGLLVLLPVRSPGPRTRSGDRAGQAG